GACCAGCTCACCGCGCGCACGCCCGGCACCTGGGCGAGGCGGTCGCGATAGGAGAGCGGCAGCGGGAAGATCAGCGAGGTGCTGCGCCGCACGATGAGCCGCGTGGCGCCGGCGCTCTCGAGCGAGGCGTCGAAGGCGGTCAGCACCGTGCGCAGGGTGGAGAAGAGAAAGAGCGAAACCAGGATCGAGAGCACGGTGAGCACCGTGCGCCGCTTGCTGCGCAGGAGACTGCGCAGGACGAAGGGGACGAAGCGCATCAGGCTCGCCCTCCCATCAGGCCCGCGGCTCGCCGCGACGCACGGACTCGACGAGCACGCCCTTTTCGAGGTGCAGGATGCGGTCGGCGCGTTCGGCGGCGTGCGGATCGTGCGTCACCATGACGATGGTCATCCCCGACTCCTGGTGCAGGCGCTGGAGCAGGGAGAGCACGGCGGCGGCGCTCGCCGCGTCGAGGTCGCCGGTCGGCTCGTCGGCGACGA
The bacterium DNA segment above includes these coding regions:
- a CDS encoding ATP-binding cassette domain-containing protein, whose translation is FDRRQRRAHVLAALEVVGLLDRADHTPRQLSGGQEQRVAIARALITDPTLLVADEPTGDLDAASAAAVLSLLQRLHQESGMTIVMVTHDPHAAERADRILHLEKGVLVESVRRGEPRA